GCCGAAAGACCTACGAGGATCAGTCGACCTTTCTAATTGGGGATTTGACTGTGTGAAGCAATATCGTATCCGGATCAACAATGGGGCTAGCGCGAGTTTTGAGCCCGCCAAGCAGAAAGCATTTGCGTTCACAGGAGAGATATCGATAAGCGTAGTAGCGGAAATTTATACATAGCTCGGTTATGAAATAGCTTGTCGGCGAAGGTGCCTGATGAGGGCTGTGTCCGTCCCATGGGAGGGAGACTCTCCCCGCTGTCCTATGAAGCCAAATGTCCATCTCACTGCTTTCATTCACTGAACCTTCACTCCTTAGACCATTGAATTCACGACAAGCGCGCTGCATTAAGCAagtctatcatctatctctgAATGCTAAAAAGAAATCAAGAGGATACTATATAGCCAAAAACGTGAATCTGGAAATGCACCTGACTTTCAAGTATTACTCTATCGAGCTGGGACGGGCACATCTCTGACAACGGCGAGTGTCAGAgccttcttctgcttcttctcaGCCTCTGTAATATATTGCTCAGATTCCTCGAGAGATACAGCATCCGTAAGACGGAGGTTCTCGagtaagaagatggaggcGAGAAGGCCGACGAACGAAATGACAGTTCCAACGATGACCATGGCTCGCTGTATGACCACATGGTAGCGGCTGCTACGACTTGAGTTCAGCTGAAAGAAAATCTACTCACTTGTGCATCATCTTGTGCACGCCCCACTCCGTCTCGCTGCCAAGTACCGACTGTCCATTTGGTCGCGTATGTCAGGGGGTCACTGTAAGCAGCCGCAGCGAGTGTAGCATTTCCTTGAAGGTAATCGGTAAGCTTGTTAATGACAATGTTGGTCCACATGGCACCAGCGATAGCCGCGCCAACTGCCATGGCAACGTAGTAGATGGCAAGCCATCCTGCAGTAACAATAGCAAGGTGTTCATGAGGCGCAGCGGCTTGGAGAAGGGCTTGGATGGGGTAGGAAATGAAGCCGGTGGCAGCACCTGCACAATCAAACATATGTCAGTTTCCCTGATCTGGTATGCTGGTGTCCGAGCCCTCTACTCACCTCGTAAGACTTGGACTATAGCTAGTTCGCCTTGCGAGCTATGACTAGTCCTGTATTTGAGCATTAGCCCGGTTGCAAGAGTCTCTAAAGCCATaccaaagatgatgatgggctTGAGAACTCTAAATCTCCTTGCGATCAAAGGGCCCAAAACAGCTGTAACCCAACCACCAATGGATGGGAAATTGGTAATTCGAGTGGCAGAGAGTTGTGATTGACCAGCGGCAACTTGCAGGTATGTGTAGAGGTAGACGGCGACGCATCGACCAGCCAAAGGGTACAATAATGCGAGAAGACAGCAGCTGACCACAgtcttccttttcatcaaAGCGAATGGAACCAAAGGGATTGGGGCGAACCATCGTTCCCAAATAACGAAACGGATGGCGATGACGACACCGACAACGAGCTGGGCGATAGTATGTGCGTCACTCCACTTTCGGTATCGAGAGTTTgccaaggtcaaggtgaCAAGGAACAATCCGATACCAGCCACGAACAGGACAAGACCAATGACATCGAGTTTCCAGAAGAATTCTTTGGCGTCGACCCAGAAACGCTCACTTAAAGGCATTCGAGCGGCTCTCTCCTTTTTAATGGCTTTAAGCTGTTCGCGAACCGCTCTTTCTGGTCGAGTGCCTCGCCACAACGTGATGATAATAGGGGCAATGATGGGTGGGATAAGGATACAAAACAGGGCTATGAAAGGGCGTCAGATCGAGATGCACAGGCACAGGATGCTAAGCAGGCTCACCAATACTGTACCCCATCGCCACGAGGTATACTCGTTTCCATAACCCAGCATGGCGAGGGAGCGACGTGCCACCAATCTACGAGGCTCATCTCATAACCCATATCGAGACTCACATCTGTTTCTCAGTGATGAGATATCGGAAATGACAATATTGTGCAGCATGAACAAACCGGAGATACCCAAAGTGTGGATGGCACTACCGGCTGAAAATTGAACAATGCCTTTTGCGGAAGCCATGACAGCTTGTCCGACGGTGTAGAAGATCAGACAGGCTACTTCTGCATACACACGACCAAAGTAATCGGCAAATTTGGCGATGGGAGTGGGAGCCATGGCGGAAAAAATCGACGTGACGACGGAGACAGAGGCTTGTAGAGAGTGCAATTTGAAACCTTTCGAAACTGCATAGTTGAGGTAGACGGTAGCGGTGCTTTGATCTATAGTAAGATCCGGTCGTCAGCCGGGTCGTCGAAATGTAAATGAAGGGCCGGACTCACCCAAGCTGAGACTGTAAGATGCAAACATGAAGAAAGTATACAGGACGATTCGCCATCGGGTATTCATCTTGCTCTGCAACGCTTCCATCCCTATGACACCTTTCGACTTGCTACCAATGATATGCGTTTCCTTCTCGGtgaatccatcttcaacctgATAGCCATCCTTTTCGTCGTGGTGAGAATGCTTGTCCTCGTTCGCACGAGTTTCAGAAGCATCGAGTGAGGAAGTCGACGGTCTAGCCCCGAGTGCGGGAACAACAGGCAGTTCAGTTGgttgagctgacattgttGTGAGCTTCTTGAGAGAATGGGTGATCACAACATTTGACCGGGCGACGATCCACGTTTATATATCTCTGTTATCTGATTTTCCGTTCTGAAATTTTttctatccttcttcgtATCCAGATTTCATCCTTCGTTCCGAGAAAAACGTCGGCCGTAATCTGATAAGGTCCAGGGTCTTTCGACGAAGTAACCTTACTGTGCTGAGGAGCTCTGTCTCCTCCTTATTGTTTGCCTTATCTGATATGACTTGGAGAATTCAAAGGTATTACTTTATGTTTGTAACACAGCTAGACACGATGGCTGCGCTTTGCCAAGGAAGTGTTGTGTTGCTTGATTCACTTCAGGACTCTTTTTCCCTGTGGGTAGAGCCTGTTGATCTCTGAAAGTCAGCTAAAATTTTGTTCTGAAGACTTTTTATGCTTTTTCTACGCCACCTTAATCCTCGGAGCGCCGACAATTCTTCGATTGCTTCTTCCGAAGTGATCCATTAGTACGATTATGGCTTGCTATCAGGAGCGCCGTCGAAGTCCATTCAAGTAATGTCcagagagaagaatgattGGATTGCTTCCGTCACCATAACAGCGTCGGCGCTTGACGCATCAGCCGAGGATCAATTACCAACTTGAGATCTATGCGACTCTAATTTAGATCCTGTTACGTATCTTGTAAAGCTCTCTCTTGCGCTCTCGGAATGCCGATTCCCGGTCGTGGGCACTGTGTGATATCGGGGATAAGACGGCATTCCAATTGAGCAGGATTCGCTGTAAATGGCTTGGATCCTGAGATCTTACCAGGCTGACTGACTGATGGAGATCTGCTGATGAAATCTGGAGGCAACCAGGTGAAAAGCTGACACGGCGTTTGCATACATATCAATACATGTGGAAGAATCGAAGACAACAATATCTCAATCGCAATTGACTAGCAGCAGTGTCTTCACAGTCAAGATATGGGCAGGCTTATATACGTGGTGTATAGGTATATACTGTAATGATTACGATTCGAGCACGAGTAAAAAGAAGGCAGCTCGTCGTAAGATGGAGATAAAAACACAAGCAGGCGAAAGTGACATTTCGCAGTGCAAAGAACCAGTTCATttgggaagaaggtttgaacATCGATAATAAGCAGTTCAGACGTAACTCATCAATgtgaatttgaagatgagctaTTGGAGCTATTGCTACCTAGCGAGCTACCTTCGGATACACAGACCTAAAGGGAAGAGTCATTTAGCGCCAACGTATTCGCATCAATCTATCAAGGGTCGGACGACTTACTATAGGGAAGGCACCTTGTTTCCCTAGTGGGCTTCCACCGTCATTTGCGCCAGCGATCACTTCTGCTGTTCCCCAAGCATCGTCGAAGAGCCGGACTACTCGTAGTTTCATTCCAGGCTTGAGTTCGAGCTCGTCGGGTAGAGTTGCGGCATATCTGGAGACATAATGTATGGGTGGGTCAGCCGACTATGTATATGGTGAACTGTAAAAGATAGACTCGGGTCCTATTCAAGCTGATTGGCATCACACAGAACGAGGAAAAATTTTCACCAGCTACACTGGAGACCGTTTTTGAGAGCGAAACAGAGAATAATGGCGATGAACCCTGATGAAGAACTCACGGCCACAGCACACACACTTCCATACCAGGCTCTATCCAAATATCACCCGTTTGATTCTCGTCCTTCACTCTAGGTAATATCGTCCCCGTACTATTACGATTACCAGGTCCACTGGCAGCTGCGGCTCCACCTGCGACCACTCCTGCTCCAACAGCAGCGGCGGTAGTTAGTCCATCAGTCGATTTCACATGAGTGCTAGGTGAATAGACAGTGTCTCCATCCGTGAGAGGAGCGCTTCCGTTCCCGCTGTCACTGTGCTTCGATAACAATCCCTTCTCAGAGGTGTTTTGAGGATGACCGTTTTTGTCCGAAGCGAAGAATCCAAAGACGCCCCCGTTATTTGCGTTTGAATTTGGTCTGGCTTGTGATGCTGCAAAAGACGAGATCGAATCTCGCTGATTTGCCTTCGAGTTTCGCTTCCTGCGAAGACATAACAGCAGGAAAAGAAGCAATATGAGGAGCTATAGAGGAGTTCTCGGTAAGCGTCTagtcgagaagaagatgcggGCAGGTGATAGGCAAGCAGTCTACGGATTGCTGTAGGTTGTCAACTCACTAACAGACCACCTAGGACAGAACCAACGATGACACCAGCCAATCTACCTCCAGTGAGTTTACTCGTGGTCCCAGCTGTATCATTGGCTGTCGTACCAGTTGGCGCACCAGTGTTGACTGCAGTATTGGTTGAGGTTATACTATTCGTCGGACCAGTGATGGAGTAGCTGGGCGTGACTGTCGATGTACCGTCGACTCTAACGGGCAAAGTGAAGCCACAAACAGACATATCGGTTGAGCCTGATGCTCAAATGCAGGGTCAGCAGCGGCACGTCTTTCTGAATCGATGGTCATAGATATTGTTTGCGGCCTTTGTTGGGATACACTCCGCATAATACATCTCCTCCAGACTCTCGGCAGCATGGCAATAAGTGCCAACTCACCCGAGTAACAGCAATCATCGGGAGCGTCTCCTTTGCAAAATTCGCACAACTGGCTTGTCGAAGTTCCAAAACCACAATTGGATTCGTTATCTTCTCCTCGGACACAAGTATTAGTATTATTGGTCGCGTAAGTCGTCCAATTGGTGCAATCCACATAGTCCTTCGTCAAGGTCGCATCTCTCGATCCGGATGTGAGATCAGTTCCGGGACAATAGGTGGTTGAGTTAACGATGGAATGCTCTGATGCTGAGAATTGGAGACAGGTCGACTGGCAGACCATTTTCATTGAGGTGGCTGCAGTGGATGAGTCTACAATTCGGGAAAGTGGAGTGGTCAGCTTTTGCATTCGCCGATCGCACTGAGACATCCGCAATACGAAAAGACGCAAGAATGCAGCCGGAATCCGAGGACCCAGAGCAGGGTGAATGAATCTAGCTCAAGGATTTGACCTTGAATCACGATGGAATAAGAACGCACTATACAGCTCCGTACAACCTAGGCTCCATCTCTCGTTCACCCACTGCGAACATAATACCGTTCTCTCCCATCTGATCACCGCATCAGTCGCATTGGAACAACCTAGTTGTTCGTTGCCAAATTTTGTGTTGGTGTATTGAAATGGGTTCGAGAAGTATGCCAGAGCAGCCGAATCAAAAGAAGCAACTGAGTTGACAGAGGCAAAGAATGGGAAAGCTAGAGATAGATTGGACGGGTTTATGTAGGCGTATTGGTCTGGCAAAATGACGTTGATGGGTCAGCCTGCTTTGATCACCCATGTGAATATGTAATGGGACGTTGGTCTACTCACATGCTGGACATACCACACTTCCCAGCAATCTCAAGCAATCCCCTTGTAGTTGCTGAGCATTACTTCCGGCCGATAAACCCAATAATCCGAGAAGCACCAGAATGAATGGTTCTAACATGGTTCTCATCCAATGCTTAAtggagaaaggtgaataACCTGTTGTTCCTGATCGACGGAATGATTCTGGAGGATCGTTGATATTTCTGGTTTAAGGTGGTCTTCTCTGTCTGTCTGAGAGTGACTCGTATAACGGGTGATAGTGGTAGTGTTCCCGGAAATcagcgatgagatgatagCTTGGGAGCCGGATTGGCAACAGCGTCTTCaatgctgaagatgatcgtgaAATGGTATGATTTTTTCCTCGCCGCCAAGCAATTGTAAGCAAGTCCTGATCGATCGCTAATCTAGTGTGGTAGCAACGAGATTCTTCCTTAGACAGGGTATACTGTTCGAATTCACAGATATGCGAATGATAGCGGCGAAGACAGTATTGTATTTCTGATATCCCAATCAATCCTGCTCGCATtatatcatcccatcattcgACATTGACTTTACATCTTGATAATTTCCTCAGTGGATAGGTACAGTTTTAGTGTATGAAGAGGTCAGAGAAAAAAGGTACTCTGTCCATACCTTTAATCATACCGTACCTGCTTATGTCACCGAGTCTTCCTACCACCATGATTGTTCATGATCGGCATGCTTGGAGAAGTAAATATTCTTACTTTACAGTGAAAACGAGAACAAGGAGAAAGGCCAAAGGCAGTGCGAGAATGATTTGTGACATGACTTCCTCTCGCTCACGTAATATTCACGTCCCGCGATTGGTGCAATCATCCTGTCCCTGCTAGGATAAGTGGAGGAAtggagaatgggaatgaaagAGTTTCAGGGTCAGACAGATAAATTAGGTTACCATTGTACATGCACAAGACTTGTCTTTGGCTTGGCTCGAGGAATGACCAAATGGACCGATGAGCAAAGTGGCGCAGCGAATTGGAGTGACTGGTGTATGTATAGTTGAGTAAGGGGAAGATAAACCGAATAGGTGAATCCACCTATCTCTTGTTAGCATTATCCAGTCTGTGCAGGATTATAATATCATCCACTCTGCTTACATAGCAGCTCTCATCGTACGTGATTATGCATGTACGTCAATGGGAAGTTATCCAGGTGATTATATGTCAATCATACTGTTCACCGATACCTCTCACCTCTATCTGACATTATGAAAGCATAGCTGCTTATTCGTTACCAAGCACCGTCCATCATCGACTCAAAGCCTCTTTCAGACCTTTCACAGCATCCAACTCTTCCACCTTGAGACCCCCATCACTCTGCTTGGCCAACAAGGGACATACgctcatctccttccaccCCGACCAGAGGTCATCAACGCGCGAGACGACCGAGGGTGTGTCGACGATTAGAAGGAAGAGAGCATCATAACCACCGGCTGCAAGGGGTTAATGAATTAGCAGATGCCTTGTCATGGTCTGACCGTCCACGGTGACCGATGAAGATCGGTGGATTATGCGTTTGTGTGGAACAAAAGTCCGATACATGAGAGGGCAGAAAAACAAAAGCCAGAAGAGATTGAGTGCGCTGAAGAATCACGAAGGACAAAGGACTCACCACCTGGCACACCGCCTCCGATGACACCTTCCAATTCTGAGCAAGCATCTAATAATCTAGTTTGTTCAGGTGGCTCGATGGGCACACCAGAAAGCTCCGACATTCTACGCTGGAAATCTCTGATAATCTGAAAGGGGATTTGATTAGCGAAATTAGACCTCGATACAGAGTGCGAGGTGCAGACTGTGAGCAGTGGATGTTCGCACAGGGTAGCGCTATCAAGGGAGGGTGTAGCAGTAAAATATCACTTACGAAGAGAGTCAACCTAATTTCATATAACAAAACCGCTGTAGGGTTCTCCTTGTGCTGTTCCAAAACAGACATATCAACTCTTATTCTACCAACCCTGACCTGATAGTCACATATGGGAACCAGAAACCTCTTTGAGTAATCAGAGAAGGAGTACAGACTCACATCTTCGATATGCCTCTCTCCCATCCAGCCAACAGTCTCATCGTAATCCACTTGGCCTTCTCTAGCAACGAGCTCCGTCAACAATCTTTCTATCTGCCTATTTGCtatatccaaatcatcccACAACTTCTTCGCTATTTCTGGATTCTCTTTACGCCATGTCAACACCTTGCCAACGAAAGATGGGGTATCTGTACCAGCGTCCACATCCGCCAGTATTAACCTTAAACCCTTTGGTAATCTGAACGCAGTGGTTCTCTGATCCCATTGGGAAGGCTCCAACGCAGGTAGAAGTGTAGGCGATGATAACGTTATCGAGCCTAGTGGTCTATCCATCAACGGCGAGAGGACCGAAGGAGAGAAtcgtgtatatatatgagtTCCAAATACAGCCGATGATACATCAAATCCAGATCCTACCTTTCCTTGCGCCAAACAATGTGCGAATTGAGCTAGAGAGTGGACGAGCTGGAGATCatgattggaattggattgaGGATATGAAGACGGTAGTGTGACTATGTTGAGGTGTGATAGAAGAGATGCGACGAGGGATGTCACGAGTGCAGCAGATGATCCTAAACCTGTTTTATTGGTCTGCGGTATAGGTCTAGGCAAAGGGGTGAACGGTTGCAGTGATGATAAAGAATGTATCTGTGTTGGTAACGAAAGTGCTGAGAGCTGTCGACAAAGGTCTAATTAGCTCTTCAGCTGCATGGGAAAAAAGCTATGACATCGGATAacgttcactcacctgttccCGTTGAGAGTAGAAATCATTGTCGGCCAGTACTACAATATCCAAACCATCCGAATTCCCATCATCCGTGATCCGCCTAAGCAGCTCATGCGCAGCATCTAATCCTTTAAGACTGGACTCGGTTGCTATCTTCTCGCAAGCTAAAGAGAGAATTTGGAACAGTGCGATGAATATGAATTTGTTTTTACCGAGTTCATTTTCATTGATTTGGTTGATCACCAGTCTATCGTTCTGGATGTTGACCGAATATGTCCACGTCGACGACTCCTTGGGGAACTGTCCAGCTCTGACCGAGAGGATGACTTTGTCTTGAGCTGTTGATTTAGGGAGTGAGGTTACGGTCGAATAGAAGCGTGACGAGGTTGCCACTACCAATCCCGAGTACTCCCTGTCCAATACGAGGTACCCACCTGCCAGGAGTACCTTGCCTGGTGATGATACTGTCGTCGTCTTGGATGTCGCCATGGGATGTGTACGGCTATGGGCTGAGTTCTGTCAGACGAATAGGccgagagatgatggatggtaGATGGATGCATATGTGTGAATTATATATTTCTTGGATGTTGGTGAACCGTTGCACTGTCTTGCCACGTGGTGATGTGTGAATCTGCGTGGGTCTGTGCGGTGTAGAGTATGAGTATGTGGAGTCTCCGTAAAACCCGGATCTGACCTTGAGTGGGTGTCTTCTTATCTCTCTCGTTAACAAGCGACCTCACAAAGACGACATGGACTGATAACAACCTTTGTTCTCACTCCGTACTCCACTCATCTTCTCACCGCTACTCACAAGACACTGCTTGCGACCTCTGATCTACAGTAACACAacacatatatatcttccatctcggTATCTCCAACGCCATGTCATCTCCTCGTGGGGGTGTACCCATCCCAGCTGTACCAGTCCCATCTCCACAAGATGAGTCCACCCGGAAGAAGACCAACGTGATGCAGAGTAGTCTCGAGTTGGTGTTCTCATGTGGGTATTTCAGTCATCATATGCTACTTATGGAGAGTCCAGCTGAACAATATACCCTCTGCTAGACCGTCGACACCAAGAAATGCGATATGGTGGCTCGGCACCTTCCTTTATCgactccacctcctctcgCTCTCACTCTTCCCCAACTAGACGTCTCGATGAATCATATCAGGATGATGACAGGGATGTGTCGCACAGGTGGGCCGACttggaagctgctgctaCGCCCGCAGATGAACGTCGCTCCTCCGACGCATCAAACTTGATGGGGGAGGGGGATCCGGAGGTAGTATTTGAGGAGGAGCCTAATCCTAGTCAAGAAGGGAGAGTCTCCGAAGAACCTTCATTCTTTCACTCGGATCCACTACCTACTGCTAGAGGCACCAACACAAGTCCAGTGACATCCAATCAAGCCAGTCCAATCATTCGTCCAACGGCAAGCGGAAAAGGTTTGATTTCGATTAACATGTTCTCGCCAAGAACTACGCCTTCTCATCTCAGTACATCTCTTGGAACCAAATCAAGTGGCAGTCAAACAGCCTTACGTAGCAGATCAGCTCACGGAAATCTCACTGAGGACGATGATACGGAAGAGGCTTTAGACAGcgcagatgatgaattgggCGCATTGATGAAGAGTAACCATCAGACTCAGTACGGTACCATGGGTGTCCATGGAGGAGATGCTGTATCTGGGACGAAAGTTAAGCGGATAAGGTATCCTGATGGACAGAGTACAGATGGACAAACTGTGAGTTGTCTTGGGCAGTAGCTTCGACTCCAGGTGTATGACTATATAAGCAAATTCATATCGGCTGACTCGCATTGTCAAATAGCTGTTCAACGCCACTGCTGTGCTAGTAGGGATAGGTCTATTATCGATGCCTCTGGCTTTCGTATACGCCGGATGGATTGGAGGTACAGTGATGCTGTTGAGCTTTGGCTGGTTGACCTGTCACACGTAAGCTGCGTTTCGTATAGCCTGAGGATGTCGTCAGATCGCTGAACGTCAACGTATAGTGCCAAACTGTTAGCAAGCCTTATACGATCGGATCCGACCTTGATGGGTTACACTGATATCGGTGTGAGGGCTTTTGGAACTTGGGCTGGAGGTGGGATCCATGTCTTGTGAGCTACAATGTATCCGGGTACCACATTCTCACATAAAAGGTTCACTAACGATGGTACCCGATCAGATTCTGTCTCGAGCTCTTTGCCTTAGGGTGAGCCTCCAAATCTCCAAATATATGAATTCATGCTTATTCCAACCTTTCAGTGTCGCTCTCGTTGTTCTGTTCGGTGATACGCTTAACGCCTTATATCCCGAAGTGTCTTCCAATTTCTGGAAGCTCATCGGGTTTTTCTTGTGGGTAATTATCCTTTCCTGGTAACCATACCGTTAATCTCGTTTGTTTCGTTATAGGATACTCCCCACAGCACTGTTACCCCTCCGTCTGCTATCACTGCCTTCTCTGCTgtcatcgatctcttcacttctccTGGTTCTCGTCTTACTCATCGACGGCTTCATCCGCGCTTCCGCCCCAGGCTCCCTCCGCAGCCCAATGCCCACGTCGCTGTTACCAGAATGGGAGAACGCCAACTGGCTAGGTGGGATAGGTCTTGTGTTGGCTGGATTTGGGGGACATGCGGTTATGCCTAGTTTAGCGAGAGATATGAAGAATCCGGAACGATTTGACAATATCGTCAACAAAGCTTTTGTGAGTACATTTACCTGACACAATAACAAGATGAGTACTCATTACTGGAACCAGGCAATCGCCACTGCCATCTCTTTTGTAGCGGGAGCAGCAGGCTACCTCATGATCGGGCAAGATGTTTCGGATGAGGTGAAGAATCCTGCTTATATCCAGTGAAAAAGTCGTTGATTGCGCATGTTTCTTCAGATAACGCGGGATTTGATGCAAGAGAAATATCAGTATCCCCATCTACTTAATGTGTTAGCTTTATGGATGATAGTCGTGAATCCTCTCACGAAGTTCGGTTTGAGTTCAAGGCCCGTAAGTGAAAGCGGATGAGGAAAGCGAAGATGAGCCTGTTCCGATGCCGACTGACTCGCGAACCCTCACATAGCTCAATATCACCATCGAAGGCATACTTGGTATATCGCCTGTTCATCTCGGCTCGGCTTTGAACGAATCGACTTTCTACCCATCCCAAATCGAGGATGTAGATCCATTGGACTCGGGATCAAAATCAGACCGGAATGAAAGAAGGTCGTCCCTCGAGCAACCTCGCAGAAACTCACATCGCCGAGCATCACGAGGATTCGGTGAATCAGACTGGTCATATAGGTCATTTGGACGACAACGTCAAGGTAGTGCAGGGAATATCATCACACCGAATCATGAGAGACGAAAAGCCACCTTGAGAGTGATATCAAGGACAGTTATCACTGCCTTGTGCGTTGCGACTGCCATTCTCCTTCCTGGTTTTGGAAAGGTGATGGCTTTCTTGGGTAGTTTTTCAGCTTTTGTCATTTGCATTATTCTTCCGGTGAGTGTCAGACTTTTGGAcactttcttcccattttTGTTGTTTCACACCCTATCCGACATGGGGACgctttgaggttgatagtCGCTGATGGACGAGATGATTCCACATTTAGTTGCTCTTCCAGCTGAAACTCGCTCCACACCTGATTCCCAGCACGGAAACCTCCGCTTCCGGTAGACTACAGAAGTCTGGTCATTGGATCTTAGTGGGTATATGTAGCTTGCTGATGATAGCTGGTACGGTGTGGGCATTCTTGCCTGGAAGTGGGCATGGAGGCTTAGAACCATAGACACAAATGACGAACAGGAGTTTGATGTCATGCCCAACACCTAGATttggttgatggtggaatgaagagaggatgggGGAAACCATCAAGCATAACTcttgatgaggaggaaatTTTGTAAAAGAAAAAA
The nucleotide sequence above comes from Kwoniella europaea PYCC6329 chromosome 1, complete sequence. Encoded proteins:
- a CDS encoding phosphomevalonate kinase, with amino-acid sequence MATSKTTTVSSPGKVLLAGGYLVLDREYSGLVVATSSRFYSTVTSLPKSTAQDKVILSVRAGQFPKESSTWTYSVNIQNDRLVINQINENELGKNKFIFIALFQILSLACEKIATESSLKGLDAAHELLRRITDDGNSDGLDIVVLADNDFYSQREQLSALSLPTQIHSLSSLQPFTPLPRPIPQTNKTGLGSSAALVTSLVASLLSHLNIVTLPSSYPQSNSNHDLQLVHSLAQFAHCLAQGKVGSGFDVSSAVFGTHIYTRFSPSVLSPLMDRPLGSITLSSPTLLPALEPSQWDQRTTAFRLPKGLRLILADVDAGTDTPSFVGKVLTWRKENPEIAKKLWDDLDIANRQIERLLTELVAREGQVDYDETVGWMGERHIEDVSLYSFSDYSKRFLVPICDYQVRVGRIRVDMSVLEQHKENPTAVLLYEIRLTLFIIRDFQRRMSELSGVPIEPPEQTRLLDACSELEGVIGGGVPGAGGYDALFLLIVDTPSVVSRVDDLWSGWKEMSVCPLLAKQSDGGLKVEELDAVKGLKEALSR